Sequence from the Cucumis sativus cultivar 9930 chromosome 1, Cucumber_9930_V3, whole genome shotgun sequence genome:
GAGAAAAATTAGGCAAACTAAATATGCCACTGCGTTTCACTGCCTCCCTTAGCAGCCTCCACCGCTTGGTCATGAGGGCGTGGCTGAAATGGAAGAAGGATTCCGCATACTCCAGACCACCGGCCTGTTCACAACTGTTGGATACAACTTCAAGAACTTTGGCAGCCCGAAGCTGTGAGTCTTTAGACACACCAATGGTGTTCAGCTCTATGAATTTGATCATTCTCTTTGCAACTTCAACATCCTTCACTAGAGCCCACCTGACATTTGGAAGAATAATGGCATTAGAATACGAAGACAACTTCGTTCAAATAGTCTCAAAACGGTTCATAGCTAACTAACCCAATGCGCAACCCAGCATGGCCAGTACATTTTGACACGGTGAACAACGACAAGTCATTGTCAGCTGGGGTGGATATTGGGGTATATTGTGGCCAATAATAAGCAAGGTCATGGACCAATATACCACCAGTTCGGTTGACCACGCCATGTCGGACAAAGCCATCAGGATTGTTGGGAGAGGTGACCAATTCAATGTAAGGCTCGTCCTTGTCAAATACCTTTGCATCGCCAGACCATTTGTGGAGCCCCGACTTAACGCAGTCGGTCATCAAAGGGTAAGACtgcaattcatttgaaattagGTTCACTCAATCATTTTCTAACAGTCATAGCAGTTAAAGATAACAGAAACAATTTCATAATTCCCACACGAAAGCAATGTGTTATCAATTCGTATCGGTCAAAGACTATGTGAAAGACCTAACTAACTAACTGTGCCAATTTAATCAAAGGAACATGTTTTAATTCCTCGACATTgcaaataaatacatataagtTCCTGTTTCTCAGTCCTTCCATATCATTAAAGAAGATTTCAGACAATGCATGTGGAGCAactattcaaaaaaaaaaaaagaaaaaaaatgagcctccaaaagagaataaacaaatagagGAAACCGGTGTTGACTTTATCAgattctaaattaaactataatttgtTGGAACAATATGTAAAACCATGTGTCCTATCATGAATCGTACCGAGTAGTATGGGGCTGCAGAAACCACGCTGATCGGGTTCGACGAATCTAGTGGGGACAAGGCATAGAGGGCAGCTAAGAGAAGTTGAGACGATCCCGTCCCGACGACAATGTGCCTCCCCTCAGTCACGGCATTACCAACCACCTTGTGTATCCTCACAATTTGCTTAGCAAATTCAGGCTCCATGAACCAACAAAGGTTCGTAACATCAGAAAAATAGCTCATTGATTGCCATCCAGGGATCACTATTGTAGTCTTGTCCCCCATTGGCTTCCAATATTGCTCATACATTGTCGGGTCACCACTACATTAATACCATTATATAAATCaacatcaaattttcaaattaaggACAACGACCTCAGATTCCCCAGGAGGCCAGAATCGTCAAGAAATCTATCAGAGTAAGCATTAAACATAACCGCAGAGAGGGAAAAAGATTGACAAACAGTATGGAAAAGGGAACAGAATGGAGGAATCCTCACGTTTACTGGTTGTGCAACAGATCAATCATGAACAAAAATCTAGTTAGGACCCAAAAAGTGGAGGAACAACATTCTAGATCTAGACAATTCTAATTTCTCTCAATGGATCTAAAGGTGGGTTTGGTTTCCAAAGGCAAAAAACATGCAAGAATAactctttttacttttttacaGTGTTCATTATTTACTTTGTTCTTAATGGGCGGCCAAAAGTTAGAGCGTTTCCAATTGATTTTAGGCAACCCACGTAGCTCTTCACCCTCTGAAGAAAGTCAAAAGCATAAAATGGTGTTGCATGCAATGTGGAATGTAGTCCACACCACTACCTTAGATCACAAGAAGCTTTAATGTGTACCTCAAAATGATGTCTCTAACAATAAGAGTCTttacgataaaaaaaaaaaaagaccaaaaCCATGTTTTAGTAACAAACGATATTATACTACTATAGAGTTATTTTAAGGTATGTTATCCCTAACCCTCTATATCCTTTTGCTTTTTGAGTGAATACCCATGAATACCCATTTAGGCTAATAAAGTTCATATCAATACTGATTCTTCAATGTCTACTCAACATCTGAAAGACCTCTATCTCACTAgcttaaatggaaaaaagaagaagaataaaaagttCTTTCAGTCAAAAAGACAAACACCATAATGGCATTTCTTGGGGTCAACTTCAAATCACCACCATTCATGGTGCATGTTCTAACTTAATccaacaaatttgaataatattttccTCACCAAACACACGTACTCCCCTATAAACACGTCATATTGCAGCAACTTTAACTCGACAGAGTATTATAACAGTAAAAGCACAAGTCTCAAagtaaaaagaacaaaagggGCAAGAGTAGTTTCTATTCTAAGTTCTAACCTTTCTAATTCTTACCCTCGAAAGTCTcaaatccaaaaacaaaagagcTTCAGCTGTCTCTGTCTATGTCTTCGTTTTGCAGCAACAAAAGGGGGTTGGGATCTTCTTTCAAAAACCACTTTCTAGAGAAACTCCATTAACTAAGCATCCtcgttttaatttattatttatttgaagaacTAACATGTTTGTGTGCTACCaccaaataaagtaaaatatttttttatttttccaaaatattacTGACATTCCACACAAGGTTTTGCCTTTGACACCCCCAAAGCAAAGTCCACACCTAGAAAAGCTAGAAAAAGCTACTTATACATTGAAATTACCCACTTACCCTTTCTCattagaggaaaaaaaaaatgtcaaattgcAAAAGGAATGACTTGTTCTCAGTGTGAGTAATGAACTGCTCTGGAAAAATATGGAAAACAGTATATCATATTAGAAATGACCATGTCTTTCGTAACCTGATAGTGTGTATAGCCATTTTAGGAacaagtaattagtgataCAAGGCTGAAAATAGACTACTAGAAAGAACACAAATTTCAACTAGATATACTTTCCTATCtgtgttgaaaaagaaaaagaaaagaaccaaatGGATTGAGAATGAATCAGAGAACTTACTGGTCAAGATTAATGACTCTATCGGTCGCAAGAGGAGTTTGAGTTTCAGGAGCAGCCGCTGATGGACATGACAGAGAAGGTAAGgacaaaaatgtcattttggCAACTTTAGCCCCTTTCTCGACCGCCATTGAAGCTCCATAGTGGAGCTTCTCATTCTGATTTACAGCtcttaaaatcaaactcac
This genomic interval carries:
- the LOC101206126 gene encoding tryptophan aminotransferase-related protein 2-like isoform X2 → MYEQYWKPMGDKTTIVIPGWQSMSYFSDVTNLCWFMEPEFAKQIVRIHKVVGNAVTEGRHIVVGTGSSQLLLAALYALSPLDSSNPISVVSAAPYYSSYPLMTDCVKSGLHKWSGDAKVFDKDEPYIELVTSPNNPDGFVRHGVVNRTGGILVHDLAYYWPQYTPISTPADNDLSLFTVSKCTGHAGLRIGWALVKDVEVAKRMIKFIELNTIGVSKDSQLRAAKVLEVVSNSCEQAGGLEYAESFFHFSHALMTKRWRLLREAVKRSGIFSLPNFSPAHCNFFDNYLGTQPAFAWLKCDRNDVDDCENFLRRHKILTRSGKHFGVGSKYVRISMLDREETYNLFIERLSEIISSYSYI
- the LOC101206126 gene encoding tryptophan aminotransferase-related protein 2-like isoform X1; translated protein: MGVVSLRNFFVLSLALNVSLILRAVNQNEKLHYGASMAVEKGAKVAKMTFLSLPSLSCPSAAAPETQTPLATDRVINLDHGDPTMYEQYWKPMGDKTTIVIPGWQSMSYFSDVTNLCWFMEPEFAKQIVRIHKVVGNAVTEGRHIVVGTGSSQLLLAALYALSPLDSSNPISVVSAAPYYSSYPLMTDCVKSGLHKWSGDAKVFDKDEPYIELVTSPNNPDGFVRHGVVNRTGGILVHDLAYYWPQYTPISTPADNDLSLFTVSKCTGHAGLRIGWALVKDVEVAKRMIKFIELNTIGVSKDSQLRAAKVLEVVSNSCEQAGGLEYAESFFHFSHALMTKRWRLLREAVKRSGIFSLPNFSPAHCNFFDNYLGTQPAFAWLKCDRNDVDDCENFLRRHKILTRSGKHFGVGSKYVRISMLDREETYNLFIERLSEIISSYSYI